In the genome of Raphanus sativus cultivar WK10039 chromosome 9, ASM80110v3, whole genome shotgun sequence, the window TTCGGATTGGCTCAAAAGCCATAAACCCATTTTTTGGAGCGCTGCTCGAAACACATATCAAGGAACCAAATCTTGCCCAGTTAATGTCCACTTTATGCAGAGGTTGGCATTACTTCTCTAACCACTTGTCGGATGAGGATGGCAGGATCGTGCTGATTTGGAAAGACCCTGTCAAAGTTCAAATTTTATCTCAATCAAGACAGATGATGACTTGTGAAATACAATTCCCTAGGCGTACCCCTATCACCTATTCAGCTATCTACGCTTCAAATGTTGCAGAGGAAAGAACAGAGCTATGGGTGGAGTTGATAAACCTACATACCTCTCTTGCGCTTGACTCTAAACCATGGATGATAGGTGGAGATTTCAACCAGATTCTCCTCCCCTATGAGCACTCAGCGTTTAACTACCTCACCCATGCTCCACCGATGTACCAATTCCGTGATGTCCTTCTGCAGTTAGGAGCTTTTGATCTGAGATTTCAAGGGCCCATTCATACTTGGTCGAATAAGCGGGATATAGCTCCGGTGGCAAAGAAATTGGACCGTTGCCTTATCAATAGTGAGGTCATAGCCACTTTTCCCAATGCCTCTGCTATGTTTCTCCCCCCAGCCCCCTCTGACCATGCCCCTTGCTTAATTGACCTTGCCTTTCAACTACCCCAAGCCGGTACCCAGCCATACAAATTCCTAAACTACTTAACCAAACATCCGGGGTTCCTGGAGGCTGTGAGTGTTGCTTGGTCTCATGCCGGGAATATGTCTGCCAACCTAACTGCTCTGTGCTGGAAGTtgaaaaacataaagagaaGCTTAAAAATTTTTAATCAAGAGAATTTTTCTGATATTCAAAAGAGAGTAAGAGAGACTTACGGTTTGTTACAACTTGCGCAGGTACAAGCTCTTACAAATCCAACTCCTGAAACCTTTGCAGCAGAAAAACAACTCAATCAGAAATGGCAGTTCTTAAGGCAAATTGAAGAGTGTTACTTCAAACAGAAGTCGAGGATTAACTGGCTACTAGAAGGGGACTTCAACACTACCTTCTTCCATCGGGTTTGTCAGACAAGAGCAAGTTACAATGCCATCCGTTCCTTCCTCCTTCTCTCTGGAATAATCATCACAGACCCAATGGAGATGAGTCAACACGCAATTACCCACTTTCAGAATGTTCTAGGACCAGACTCCCTACCACAACTTTGGCCTACTCCGACAGAATGGTTCCAGAGCCTCTCACCTTTTCAATGTTCCCACCAGCAGAGAGACAAGATTCTTATGATGCCCACATCAGAGGAGATTACGAAGTTGATGTTTTCACTGAATCCTAACAAAGCCCCTGGCCCCGATGGACTGACATCGGCGTTCTTCAAAGCTGCATGGTCGTTGGTTGGAAATGAGTGCATCAACTCGATCCAAGATTTCTTCAACTCCAGCTTCCTGCCAAAGACAACAAACTCAACTATTCTTACACTTGTTCCGAAATTCCCTGGAGCGTCTAGAATCTCAGAGTATAGGCCAATCTCTTGCCTTAATACTATCTACAAGGTCATTTCGAGATTGCTAGTAACGAAACTCAAGCCACTACTCAAAGACCTCATCGTGCCAAATCAAACTGCATTCGTGGAGGGAAGACTCTTGGTGGAAAACACAGTCTTAGCAAGTGAGATAGTTAATGGTTACCACAAGAACAAGGGCTCAAAGAAAATTACCATTAAGGTCGATATCGCCAAGGCGTTTGACACGCTCTCTTGGGATTTCCTCCTCTCGGCGCTTGAAAGTCTATGTCTCCCCTCCGAATATACTCGCCTCCTCAAGTCCTGCATATGCACAACGTCATTCATGGTGGGCTACAATGGGACTGTAAATGGGTTTTTTAAAGGGAAAAGAGGTCTAAGGCAGGGAGATCCCCTCTCCCCCTACTTGTTTGTAATTGCCATGAATTATCTATCTCTGATGCTAGACAAGGAGGCCAGGGAAGGAAGTCTATCTTACCATCATCATTGCAGGAAGACAAGGTTAACCCACCTCTCGTTTGCGGACGACCTTCTGATCTTCTTAGATGGGGAAATTGAATCGGTCCAAAGAGTGCTTCAGATTCTCCACGAGTTTGAGAAACGGTCTGGTCTTGCGGTAAGCATGCAGAAGACAAGCTTCTTTGCATCGGGTCTCTCTGTCGAGGAAGTCGCGGCAATTCAGGTTTCCACTGGCATGCAATGCGGGTCTCTGCCAATGAGATACTTGGGTGTTCCCCTCTGCACGAAGAAGCTCAACATTCAGAACTGTGAACCTCTCCTGCAACAGATCAAAAAACGCTTCTCCTCTTGGTCTGCAAAAGCCCTCTCCTTTGCGGGTCGTTTACTGCTCATAAAAACTGTCATTGCAGGAGTCTCCACTTTTTGGTGCTCTTCATTTATTTTGCCGAAAGCCTGCATCAATAAGATCAACTCTTTATGTAACTTATTCTTGTGGAAAGGCAAGAGTGAGGGAACATATAATGCAAGGGTGGGTTGGGAAACAGTAACTCTTACCAAGGATCAAGGAGGCCTAGGAGTGAAAGATCTTCACAAATGGAACATGGCGTGCATCTTGAAGCTCATCTGGATGCTCTTCTTTCGACCTGATTCAGTTTGGGTTAGTTGGTTCAAGGAAGTCATTTTGAATGGAGATGTGAGTAATTATTGGACGGTACGAACGAACTCTTCTTACTCGTGGATGGTTAACAAGTTGATAAAAGCGAGGGAGCTAGTATATCCTCTTCTTAGAAGACGCCTGGGAGATGGAGCGACAACATACTTTTGGGAGGATAATTGGTCGCCGTTTGGTAGCCTAAGTCTGTTCTTAAATGCAAGATCCTCTAGACTTGGCATCCCTCAGACGGCGACAATTGCTTCCCTCTACTCTAACGGACGGTGGCGCCTTCCACCGGCTCGAACGGAGGATCAACTAGCTCTGCAGATTCATCTCACAACTATTACATTGGAGGAAAGAGAGGACTATTATGAGTGGGAAGTGGAGGGAAGATTCCGAAGTAAGTACAGCATGGGAGAGATTTACACTTACCTGAAAGGACCACACCAAACGGTCTCATGGTCGAAGGTGGTTTGGTCTTCTTATGGGATCCCGCGACAAAGTTTCTTAATGTGGCTTGTGCTACTTGACCGATGTCCTACAAAGAATAGATTGATCAGTTGGGGGATTCAAGTGAACCCAAATTGTCTCCTCTGCAACAATTATCATGAGAGTAGGGATCATCTATTTTTTGGATGTACTTACTCTTTTCAAATATGGAGAGTGATCGCAGGAAGGTGTCAACTACAAGCCATGACCGACTGGGACTCAACACTGCTGCAACTAGAAACGCTGGGGAGGAATAAAGATCTAAAGCGACTCACGATCTTAGCGGCTCAAGCCACGATCTACTGGATATGGCGAGAGAGAAACTTGCGGCTCCACCAACAAACCTTCAAAACATCTGACGCCATTGTTTCCACCATCGCCAAGCAGATAACAAATCGCCTTCAAAGCATCCGACTCCAGAACCCGAGAGCTTCTTCTGCAATGACACAACTATGGTTTCTTCATTCTTGAGCAAACTGGCgatcatctgtttttttttcattcttgaGCAAACTGGCGGAAAAACCAAAGTGATCATCCTACCGACTAAGAACAACCGACTCTCTGTTTTCCTCCTCTAATTTCATTAAGTGGGCTAACTAGGTTCTAATGATATGTGTTTGTGTATTAAATTTCTGGGCCTGAGCCCAAAACATTCTGGCCAAGGTCTGtgtaatgttttttctttctttttgcaatttaaatatgaatgccttttttcaaaaaaaaaaaaaaaaataataagaagggtGTAACATTTTACCTTTATCCTGAATAA includes:
- the LOC108835306 gene encoding uncharacterized protein LOC108835306; translation: MSRSELRRALISKPTVDTVMVQADSQSRDVVSPSTTQIFTSETTSTEIRSQTTVPATGNPNTVSVDEASETIQNSLKSTPSPPQPHSAPTLAEKLRVKGDKTLSRLAPVQFTDKGIPRVLIPDSVFEEGANLHKDFIICYFNGRPPPFLQIQSVLNYMWGKGRRLEIHNNPRQRSALVRIPSEFLRQKILEKNIWYVGDSMFHTAQWSSVHSSATPSLSSIRIWAHLTDVPLDLRHQKGLSLVAGLVGDPKETDDFTLNLVSLTLSHVKVEVDLTKPLPDVVEFQRQSGEVVEVKVSYPWLPPTCSHCKELGHVMRNCLHYTPPLPAAAASSTDKAQKSKQNSKVNPTPKKLQPGTSKNKHYVAVKKNLPPVLTAPDQTTTLQNVIPVSSSPSKTTVSLPSSPITTKAPRPLFSDQNTDQSTHKSPSDKPHRPSLKRSRSSPVLSPPTHPQLIYKSSTPTPPIPLLFPEISTLQRTPITYSAIYASNVAEERTELWVELINLHTSLALDSKPWMIGGDFNQILLPYEHSAFNYLTHAPPMYQFRDVLLQLGAFDLRFQGPIHTWSNKRDIAPVAKKLDRCLINSEVIATFPNASAMFLPPAPSDHAPCLIDLAFQLPQAGTQPYKFLNYLTKHPGFLEAVSVAWSHAGNMSANLTALCWKLKNIKRSLKIFNQENFSDIQKRVRETYGLLQLAQVQALTNPTPETFAAEKQLNQKWQFLRQIEECYFKQKSRINWLLEGDFNTTFFHRVCQTRASYNAIRSFLLLSGIIITDPMEMSQHAITHFQNVLGPDSLPQLWPTPTEWFQSLSPFQCSHQQRDKILMMPTSEEITKLMFSLNPNKAPGPDGLTSAFFKAAWSLVGNECINSIQDFFNSSFLPKTTNSTILTLVPKFPGASRISEYRPISCLNTIYKVISRLLVTKLKPLLKDLIVPNQTAFVEGRLLVENTVLASEIVNGYHKNKGSKKITIKVDIAKAFDTLSWDFLLSALESLCLPSEYTRLLKSCICTTSFMVGYNGTVNGFFKGKRGLRQGDPLSPYLFVIAMNYLSLMLDKEAREGSLSYHHHCRKTRLTHLSFADDLLIFLDGEIESVQRVLQILHEFEKRSGLAVSMQKTSFFASGLSVEEVAAIQVSTGMQCGSLPMRYLGVPLCTKKLNIQNCEPLLQQIKKRFSSWSAKALSFAGRLLLIKTVIAGVSTFWCSSFILPKACINKINSLCNLFLWKGKSEGTYNARVGWETVTLTKDQGGLGVKDLHKWNMACILKLIWMLFFRPDSVWVSWFKEVILNGDVSNYWTVRTNSSYSWMVNKLIKARELVYPLLRRRLGDGATTYFWEDNWSPFGSLSLFLNARSSRLGIPQTATIASLYSNGRWRLPPARTEDQLALQIHLTTITLEEREDYYEWEVEGRFRSKYSMGEIYTYLKGPHQTVSWSKVVWSSYGIPRQSFLMWLVLLDRCPTKNRLISWGIQVNPNCLLCNNYHESRDHLFFGCTYSFQIWRVIAGRCQLQAMTDWDSTLLQLETLGRNKDLKRLTILAAQATIYWIWRERNLRLHQQTFKTSDAIVSTIAKQITNRLQSIRLQNPRASSAMTQLWFLHS